From the genome of Chthoniobacterales bacterium, one region includes:
- a CDS encoding DUF1998 domain-containing protein, protein MSRQQLRANQLIHTFGPGSMVDLPASSIIVAGLERWSYDNSKVCDVIEPRLSAKIGKIFGRKSLPMKCPPPSPENVFVQGQRPSGVGGYVFPHWFIVQYVELSPNKHKRRRLVYKDELNDRSRFLVDDQARSVVPVRFVRACRKGHVGDIQWRAFVHRGEDMCFLPMWMEERGTTGDLSDIWIVCQCGANRCVREATHQGALGKCNGSRPWLADFDSENCGEDNRLLIRTASNAYFAQVMSVISIPDTMSKAEEKVLPLWESHFCKIDSLEKLRTARDIVPDVANALGELSDGDVYAVIQTIREGKSVSAVAKPVKELEFDRLCGSSSEAAGDKAEGDFFARELSRSKWDDPRLAALEKVVLVQKMREVAALIGFTRFEPVTSDLLGELELNVQRAAISKHNNWIPAVENRGEGVFLKISADAVAAWAITDPVIQRAEELERSFQLWRSNHPNSKQVFPGAAYIMLHTFSHLLISAISLECGYPLSSLRERIYAPMLGLAEMANSYGILIYTSSSGAEGTLGSLVQASRSIRKHTLRAFELGALCSNDPVCSSSIHADEDAGSLSGSACHGCVFISETSCERFNQFLDRSLVVPTIDRGNAAFFKP, encoded by the coding sequence ATGAGCCGCCAGCAATTACGCGCCAATCAACTCATTCACACCTTCGGGCCCGGCTCGATGGTGGACCTTCCGGCCAGCTCGATCATCGTTGCGGGCTTGGAGCGGTGGTCTTACGACAACTCCAAAGTCTGCGACGTAATCGAGCCGAGGCTTTCGGCCAAGATCGGCAAAATTTTCGGGCGGAAGTCTCTCCCGATGAAATGCCCGCCCCCTTCGCCGGAGAATGTCTTTGTGCAGGGCCAGCGTCCCTCCGGTGTGGGAGGATACGTGTTTCCTCACTGGTTTATCGTGCAATACGTCGAGCTTTCCCCCAACAAGCACAAGAGACGGAGGTTGGTCTACAAAGACGAACTCAACGACCGTTCCAGATTCCTCGTTGATGACCAAGCCCGGTCCGTGGTGCCTGTGCGCTTCGTGCGAGCCTGTCGCAAGGGCCATGTCGGTGACATCCAGTGGCGAGCGTTCGTCCACCGTGGGGAAGACATGTGTTTTCTCCCCATGTGGATGGAGGAGCGTGGGACAACCGGAGATTTGTCGGACATCTGGATCGTCTGCCAGTGCGGTGCGAACCGCTGCGTGCGTGAGGCGACGCATCAAGGCGCTTTGGGCAAATGCAATGGAAGTCGTCCATGGCTAGCTGATTTCGATTCCGAAAATTGCGGAGAGGACAACCGCCTGCTCATCCGCACAGCGAGCAACGCATATTTCGCTCAAGTCATGTCGGTGATCTCGATCCCCGACACAATGAGCAAGGCCGAAGAGAAAGTGCTGCCTTTGTGGGAAAGCCACTTTTGTAAGATCGATTCCTTGGAAAAACTGCGGACGGCTCGTGACATCGTGCCCGACGTGGCTAATGCGCTCGGCGAGCTGTCCGATGGCGATGTCTACGCCGTCATTCAGACAATTCGCGAAGGCAAGTCGGTCTCCGCGGTGGCAAAGCCAGTCAAGGAACTGGAGTTCGATCGCCTGTGCGGATCGTCCAGCGAAGCAGCTGGTGACAAGGCTGAGGGGGATTTCTTCGCCAGAGAACTAAGTCGCTCAAAGTGGGACGATCCACGACTCGCCGCACTGGAGAAGGTCGTGCTGGTGCAGAAGATGCGCGAGGTGGCGGCTCTGATTGGTTTCACGAGATTTGAGCCGGTTACCAGCGATTTGCTGGGCGAGTTGGAACTTAATGTGCAGAGGGCGGCGATCTCGAAGCACAACAATTGGATTCCAGCGGTCGAAAACCGCGGTGAGGGCGTGTTTCTTAAGATCAGCGCAGACGCGGTCGCAGCTTGGGCGATCACGGACCCCGTTATCCAAAGGGCCGAAGAGTTGGAGCGGTCTTTCCAGCTGTGGCGCTCAAATCATCCCAACAGCAAGCAGGTGTTCCCGGGAGCGGCTTACATCATGTTGCACACCTTTTCGCACCTCCTCATCAGCGCTATATCCCTGGAATGCGGCTATCCTCTTTCCTCGCTCAGGGAGCGAATCTACGCGCCAATGCTTGGCCTCGCGGAGATGGCCAACTCCTACGGTATCCTGATCTACACCTCATCCAGCGGGGCGGAAGGAACACTTGGCAGTCTGGTGCAGGCGTCACGCAGCATCAGGAAGCATACCCTTCGCGCCTTCGAACTCGGGGCGCTTTGCTCCAACGATCCGGTTTGCTCCAGCTCGATTCACGCAGATGAGGATGCCGGCTCGCTCTCCGGCAGCGCTTGCCACGGGTGCGTATTTATCTCCGAGACTTCCTGCGAGAGGTTTAACCAGTTTCTCGATCGTTCTTTGGTCGTGCCGACGATCGATCGCGGTAACGCGGCTTTCTTCAAACCGTGA
- the thpR gene encoding RNA 2',3'-cyclic phosphodiesterase codes for MPLVPRGTSAGLAGTAVCERLVFMTPFDNMRGSDAMGGKPQPFAGESTAAPHVHARNARLFLALWPDAGARDALVDYVSSCPWPETARLVSPEKFHLTLHFIGLFPEDRIEELVRTMPGGFEPFELCLNRMEVLRRGTVALVPDPVPRELLRLHRLAARCLAGVGVPSSSGEFCPHLTLARRARGMHPVRSAAALQRVRWNVRSYDLVESVAGGHAYRVISHHEAAKGGG; via the coding sequence ATGCCACTGGTGCCACGCGGGACTTCCGCAGGCTTGGCCGGAACGGCCGTTTGCGAAAGGTTGGTTTTCATGACGCCATTCGACAATATGCGCGGGTCTGATGCCATGGGGGGAAAGCCCCAGCCGTTCGCGGGGGAGTCTACGGCGGCACCGCATGTCCACGCGCGGAATGCACGGCTGTTTCTCGCGCTTTGGCCCGATGCCGGGGCGCGTGACGCGCTCGTGGACTACGTTTCCTCGTGCCCCTGGCCGGAGACTGCACGGCTTGTGTCGCCGGAGAAATTTCACCTCACGCTCCACTTCATCGGCTTGTTTCCCGAGGATCGCATCGAGGAACTGGTTCGCACCATGCCCGGCGGATTTGAACCGTTCGAGCTGTGCTTGAACCGCATGGAGGTATTGCGCCGCGGCACTGTGGCCTTGGTGCCGGATCCGGTTCCGCGGGAGCTTCTGCGTTTGCACCGACTTGCCGCGCGCTGTCTTGCGGGCGTCGGTGTGCCGTCGTCCTCCGGGGAATTTTGTCCGCACCTCACGCTCGCCCGCAGGGCGCGGGGAATGCATCCCGTCCGTTCAGCGGCGGCACTGCAGCGCGTGCGTTGGAACGTGCGCAGCTACGACCTTGTGGAATCCGTCGCTGGCGGACATGCCTATCGCGTGATTTCGCACCACGAAGCTGCAAAGGGCGGTGGATAG
- a CDS encoding sensor histidine kinase: MNEVVLTGPSTMLPDPVKGTKERIRLARPSRYQDINILNSLSATDRIGLLTMNKKRRSPGLRRPSGKPEKSTNGNGSSADTGKGEAAGSEIPAPQYPYALDRRHPHDLDTEISAHLDEVRKLAQQSLREQEDQKRMVSRELHDNIAQILCSVTNRITLAQDQKIPAWLRQELVDLREQLDTALEDVRTLARDLRPHLLDTAGFAVALEKHVEGFRSRTPISIDVRVDLDSVAHFDKSDLTHLFRLVQEALQNVEEHSGASKARVHLQASDGMLRLEISDNGCSFTPERVLQAQANGHLGLLGMRERAELLGGSFMLEAKPDQGTTVRAFFPMNKTNE, from the coding sequence ATGAACGAGGTAGTGTTAACAGGCCCTAGCACTATGCTTCCCGATCCTGTGAAAGGCACCAAAGAGAGAATAAGGCTTGCTCGACCTTCGCGATATCAGGATATTAATATCCTGAACTCGCTCTCAGCCACCGATCGCATCGGGTTGTTGACGATGAATAAGAAACGCCGCTCCCCCGGCTTGCGGAGACCCTCCGGCAAGCCAGAAAAATCGACCAATGGGAACGGCTCTTCCGCGGATACCGGCAAGGGCGAAGCTGCCGGCTCGGAGATTCCTGCTCCGCAATATCCCTACGCTTTGGATCGCCGGCATCCGCATGATCTCGATACGGAGATCAGCGCGCATTTGGATGAGGTGCGAAAGCTGGCCCAGCAATCTTTGCGCGAACAGGAAGACCAGAAGCGCATGGTGAGTCGCGAGTTGCACGACAACATCGCGCAGATCCTCTGCTCCGTGACCAATCGCATCACGCTGGCCCAGGACCAGAAAATCCCGGCTTGGCTGCGCCAGGAACTGGTCGATCTGCGCGAGCAACTGGACACCGCGCTCGAAGACGTGCGCACGCTCGCGCGCGACTTGCGTCCGCATCTTCTGGACACGGCAGGGTTCGCCGTGGCGCTGGAAAAGCACGTCGAGGGATTCCGCAGCCGAACCCCCATCAGCATCGACGTTCGCGTGGATTTGGACTCCGTCGCGCATTTCGACAAGAGCGACCTGACCCACCTTTTCCGCCTGGTGCAGGAGGCTCTGCAGAACGTGGAGGAGCATTCGGGTGCGTCCAAAGCACGGGTGCATCTGCAAGCATCCGACGGGATGCTGCGGCTCGAGATCAGCGACAACGGCTGCTCTTTCACGCCGGAACGCGTCCTGCAAGCGCAGGCCAACGGCCATCTGGGCCTGCTGGGCATGCGCGAGCGGGCCGAACTGCTCGGCGGATCATTCATGCTCGAGGCCAAACCCGACCAGGGAACGACCGTCAGGGCGTTCTTCCCCATGAACAAGACAAACGAATGA
- a CDS encoding CapA family protein — protein sequence MQRRRRIVRATRTLARWVKCPWKSRRCDPCSNPDRKTMRMITLLLAGDVMTGRGIDQVMHRHCTPELHETWARDAREYVALAERANGRIPAPIAPGYIWGEALGDIDRIGADCTIINLETAITADGTPWPGKGIHYRMHPDNTACLTAAGVDVCVLANNHVLDWGARGLGDTLDALHRAGIATAGAGRNAAGAAAPAVLDLGEGSRLLVFSFATDDCGVPPSWVAAASPGVDMLAPDDGALERTIGRVLAARRKEDIVVVSIHWGENWVEEIPPSHRRIARRFIDSGAADVIHGHSSHHPLPAEVHRGKLVLYGCGDLINDYEGITTARTTRSDAVCLYAVTLETGTGRLEDLEIIPLRLRKFRLEHADDSDRRELLRMMGNNNLSSGTTVETDPHGHWHLRWNN from the coding sequence ATGCAACGGCGGAGGCGAATTGTGCGCGCTACCCGGACCCTTGCACGGTGGGTGAAATGCCCGTGGAAATCCCGGCGATGCGATCCATGCTCGAACCCGGATCGGAAAACGATGCGCATGATTACTCTGCTTCTGGCTGGCGACGTGATGACCGGACGCGGTATCGATCAGGTCATGCACAGGCATTGCACGCCGGAGCTGCATGAGACGTGGGCGCGCGATGCGCGCGAATATGTGGCCTTGGCCGAGCGGGCGAACGGACGCATCCCCGCGCCCATCGCGCCTGGTTACATCTGGGGCGAAGCGCTCGGAGATATCGATCGCATCGGGGCGGACTGCACGATCATCAACCTGGAAACAGCCATCACTGCCGACGGGACGCCTTGGCCGGGGAAAGGCATCCATTACCGCATGCATCCGGATAACACCGCATGCCTCACCGCGGCCGGCGTCGATGTTTGCGTGCTGGCCAACAACCACGTGCTCGATTGGGGCGCGCGCGGGCTCGGTGACACGCTGGATGCGCTGCACCGTGCCGGCATCGCCACGGCGGGGGCGGGTCGCAATGCCGCCGGGGCGGCAGCTCCTGCCGTGCTGGACCTCGGGGAAGGATCAAGGTTGCTGGTTTTTTCCTTCGCAACCGACGATTGCGGTGTGCCGCCATCGTGGGTCGCGGCTGCATCTCCCGGCGTGGACATGCTTGCGCCGGATGATGGCGCGCTGGAAAGGACGATCGGACGCGTGCTCGCGGCGCGGCGCAAGGAGGACATCGTCGTGGTTTCGATCCACTGGGGCGAAAATTGGGTGGAGGAAATTCCCCCGAGCCACCGTCGCATTGCACGGCGTTTCATCGATTCGGGCGCGGCCGACGTGATTCACGGCCATTCCTCGCACCACCCGCTCCCGGCGGAAGTCCACCGGGGAAAGCTGGTCCTTTACGGCTGCGGCGACCTCATCAACGATTACGAGGGAATCACGACGGCAAGGACGACGCGATCGGACGCGGTTTGTCTTTACGCCGTGACGCTTGAGACCGGCACCGGCCGGCTGGAGGACCTGGAAATCATTCCGTTGCGCTTGCGCAAATTCCGGCTCGAGCACGCGGACGACAGCGACCGTCGCGAACTTTTGCGAATGATGGGAAACAACAACTTGTCGTCCGGGACGACGGTGGAAACTGACCCGCACGGACATTGGCATCTGCGATGGAACAACTGA
- a CDS encoding Hsp20/alpha crystallin family protein: MNELSIWNPMREMERMSNRFNRIFGRSLWPLSSGETFTTESQWAPDVDVIENDKEFIIKADLPDVEKKDVHVSVQDGSLCITGERKGEKEERGHRFHRLERSYGKFERSFYLPDAAKGVTPKAEFKNGTLTVHLPKAEEAQAKTLEVPVS, translated from the coding sequence ATGAACGAACTCAGTATCTGGAATCCCATGCGGGAAATGGAGAGAATGTCCAACCGGTTCAACCGGATCTTCGGACGTTCGCTCTGGCCGCTGTCGAGCGGCGAGACCTTCACGACGGAGTCCCAGTGGGCGCCCGACGTGGATGTCATAGAGAACGACAAGGAATTCATCATCAAGGCCGACCTGCCCGATGTGGAAAAGAAAGACGTCCACGTCTCGGTGCAGGACGGTTCGCTCTGCATCACCGGCGAGCGCAAGGGCGAAAAAGAGGAAAGGGGGCATCGTTTCCACCGTTTGGAGCGTTCCTACGGGAAATTCGAGCGTTCCTTCTATCTGCCCGACGCGGCCAAAGGTGTCACGCCCAAGGCCGAGTTCAAGAACGGCACATTGACGGTGCATCTTCCGAAAGCGGAAGAGGCACAGGCCAAGACGCTGGAAGTCCCGGTGTCTTGA
- a CDS encoding DUF3293 domain-containing protein: MILPEYINTRFVPKEPAPSLWPDAFAIATACNPLGQGTNEEADKLATTRLRKTISRLGLKRHGVTGVSADGKHREPGFAVWGCGLQDALNLGREFAQNAIYWIEGGKLDVVSCSTGERQHVGFWSERLLTSADRARCCCLYVIELADEARSVRRVQEANPNANPKMKCVYVGSTARTPEQRFEIHKAGGKQSSSIVRRYGVRLVPALYRDIPLMVRAEAECKEAQLAAELRAKGYTVWQK, from the coding sequence ATGATCCTTCCGGAATATATCAACACGCGGTTTGTCCCCAAGGAACCGGCGCCATCACTCTGGCCCGACGCCTTCGCGATCGCGACTGCTTGCAACCCGCTTGGGCAGGGCACCAATGAGGAAGCTGATAAATTGGCAACGACTCGGTTAAGGAAAACCATCAGCCGGCTTGGCCTGAAACGCCACGGGGTTACCGGTGTGTCGGCGGACGGCAAGCACCGCGAACCCGGCTTTGCCGTTTGGGGGTGCGGGTTGCAGGATGCGCTCAATCTCGGTCGTGAGTTCGCGCAGAATGCCATTTACTGGATCGAAGGTGGAAAACTTGATGTCGTGAGCTGCAGCACCGGGGAGCGTCAGCACGTGGGATTCTGGTCTGAACGACTCCTCACCTCGGCCGACAGGGCGAGGTGCTGCTGCCTCTACGTAATCGAGCTGGCTGACGAGGCGCGGAGCGTCAGGAGAGTCCAGGAAGCCAATCCCAACGCCAATCCGAAGATGAAGTGTGTTTACGTCGGATCCACGGCCAGAACTCCGGAGCAAAGATTCGAAATCCACAAAGCTGGCGGAAAGCAAAGCTCCTCGATCGTTCGGCGCTACGGAGTCCGACTTGTCCCGGCGCTCTATCGCGATATTCCGCTCATGGTCCGCGCCGAAGCCGAGTGCAAGGAAGCACAACTTGCCGCCGAACTCCGCGCTAAAGGCTACACCGTCTGGCAAAAGTGA
- a CDS encoding fasciclin domain-containing protein, whose amino-acid sequence MEADGFSLPPRFPQHAADPMGRSPQTRCASVPIMRRMQERRLMPRGNTPWFRMERRIKVAPSNRTTAMKHFIITIVCIVCAAFGILALAELTTAQGEMPPAPPAGPDLAERVRADRNLTTFSSALRAADLEPLLKSRGPFTVFAPDNAAFAKLPAGALEDLLKPENKKKLARTIKLHLLGGKHPASNFKAGKYRTEEGGKVRISSDKGVVCYGDAKVIAADIDASNGVLHVIDTVIVPD is encoded by the coding sequence ATGGAAGCAGATGGCTTTTCATTGCCACCACGATTTCCGCAACACGCCGCGGATCCCATGGGGCGTAGTCCGCAAACGCGGTGTGCGAGCGTTCCGATCATGCGGCGTATGCAGGAGAGAAGGCTCATGCCCCGGGGAAACACCCCATGGTTCCGCATGGAACGCCGGATCAAAGTGGCGCCATCAAACCGAACCACTGCCATGAAACACTTCATCATCACCATCGTGTGCATCGTGTGCGCCGCCTTCGGAATTCTCGCCCTTGCGGAACTGACCACGGCACAGGGGGAAATGCCGCCCGCACCGCCGGCGGGACCGGACCTCGCGGAGCGCGTCAGGGCCGACCGCAACCTGACCACGTTTTCGTCCGCGTTGCGTGCCGCGGACCTCGAGCCGCTGCTGAAGTCCCGGGGCCCGTTCACCGTTTTCGCTCCGGACAATGCAGCCTTCGCAAAACTGCCGGCAGGTGCGCTGGAGGATCTGCTCAAGCCGGAGAACAAGAAGAAGTTGGCGCGCACGATAAAGCTTCACCTGCTCGGAGGAAAACATCCGGCTTCGAATTTCAAGGCCGGCAAATACCGGACCGAGGAGGGCGGCAAGGTCCGGATCTCCTCGGACAAAGGGGTTGTTTGCTACGGCGATGCGAAGGTCATCGCCGCGGATATCGATGCTTCCAACGGCGTGCTTCACGTCATCGACACCGTGATCGTGCCGGACTGA
- a CDS encoding IS5 family transposase (programmed frameshift) yields the protein MELSQQQFDRIADCLPRQRGNVSLTNLQLINALLYVVEHGCKWRGLPKHFGNWHTIYTRMNRWSKAGVLDRVFSRLQAEQILAIRIECVSLDSTTIKVHPDGTGAPKKNGRQSIGRSRGGCTTKIHLVAANARCALMLKLSPGQAGDAPHGRELLRAGGPAPPGCQLLMDCAYEGDETRELARELGYEPVVPPNPKRLKPWPYDRAAYRRRNEIERLFRRLKGYRRVFCRFDKLDVVFAGFIVLALIVEALR from the exons ATGGAACTCTCCCAGCAGCAGTTCGATCGCATCGCCGATTGCTTGCCGCGTCAGCGCGGCAACGTGAGCCTGACCAACCTGCAACTGATCAACGCCCTGCTCTATGTGGTAGAGCATGGCTGCAAGTGGCGCGGACTACCCAAGCACTTCGGCAACTGGCACACGATCTACACCCGCATGAACCGCTGGAGCAAAGCGGGGGTCTTGGACCGGGTCTTTTCCCGGTTGCAGGCCGAGCAAATCCTGGCCATCCGCATCGAATGCGTGAGCCTGGATAGCACGACGATCAAAGTTCACCCCGACGGCACCGGGGCGC CTAAAAAAAACGGTCGGCAATCGATCGGACGCTCCCGTGGAGGCTGCACCACCAAGATTCATCTGGTTGCCGCGAATGCTCGGTGCGCCTTGATGCTCAAGCTTTCCCCGGGCCAAGCCGGAGACGCGCCGCACGGGCGCGAGCTGCTGCGAGCAGGTGGCCCAGCCCCTCCGGGCTGCCAACTCCTCATGGATTGCGCCTACGAAGGCGATGAAACACGCGAACTAGCCAGAGAGTTGGGCTACGAACCGGTGGTTCCACCCAACCCCAAGCGCTTGAAGCCTTGGCCATACGATCGCGCAGCTTATCGGCGGCGAAACGAGATCGAACGCCTCTTTCGGCGACTCAAAGGTTACCGACGCGTCTTCTGTCGCTTCGACAAACTTGATGTCGTCTTTGCCGGCTTCATCGTTTTGGCGCTCATCGTCGAAGCCCTGCGATGA
- a CDS encoding sugar phosphate isomerase/epimerase, which translates to MEGLFAVHAGGLLHAHLRGAGHNGVRRGGGNSRLGKTRRTWTETPVRGRRTAPHPFTGGRSRRPMNWPIGLSTGCFHQTRLVDCLETIRESGFSMIEVVFAPEHLNYREMKDVREAALHIEALGMEAYSFHAPFADDIDISSPDLARREYATDEILRAVEAAAVLGVHYVVIHPGPEHTDIPSRDERVVRIENVAAVLNRVAARCTELGIRCALENKLPHLLFGSPSDLLWILAALETNEVGACLDTGHAFLSGDLYALVYKMAPYLRLLHVHDNKGHADDHLAPGDGRIDWTALFKELAAVRFHGALMLEISGAGDAASVMARARRGRSYLRGRARRLTLSAPTTVPHV; encoded by the coding sequence ATGGAAGGACTATTCGCCGTCCATGCGGGCGGATTACTACACGCGCATCTTCGCGGGGCTGGGCACAACGGTGTCCGTCGAGGCGGAGGAAATTCTCGACTCGGAAAAACACGGCGCACCTGGACGGAAACACCGGTCCGCGGCCGCCGCACCGCACCGCATCCATTCACTGGCGGAAGGAGCCGCCGCCCGATGAACTGGCCGATCGGATTGTCCACGGGATGCTTCCACCAGACGCGTCTGGTCGATTGCCTCGAGACCATCCGCGAGAGCGGCTTCAGCATGATCGAGGTCGTGTTTGCACCCGAGCACCTGAATTACCGCGAAATGAAGGACGTGCGCGAGGCCGCGTTGCACATCGAGGCGCTCGGGATGGAGGCATATTCGTTCCATGCGCCGTTCGCCGACGACATCGACATTTCCTCGCCGGATCTCGCGCGGAGGGAATACGCGACAGACGAGATCCTGCGGGCCGTCGAGGCGGCTGCGGTGCTCGGTGTCCACTATGTCGTGATCCATCCGGGGCCCGAACATACCGACATCCCGTCGCGCGACGAGCGCGTGGTTCGCATCGAAAACGTGGCTGCTGTTTTGAACCGCGTCGCCGCCCGCTGCACGGAACTCGGCATCCGCTGCGCGCTCGAAAACAAGTTGCCGCACCTGCTTTTCGGCAGCCCGAGCGACTTGCTTTGGATCCTGGCGGCGCTCGAAACAAACGAGGTCGGCGCCTGCCTCGACACCGGACACGCTTTCCTCTCGGGCGACCTTTACGCGCTCGTTTACAAAATGGCGCCCTACCTGCGCTTGCTCCATGTCCACGACAACAAAGGCCATGCCGACGATCACCTCGCGCCCGGCGATGGCAGGATCGATTGGACGGCGCTGTTCAAGGAACTTGCGGCGGTGAGATTCCACGGCGCGCTGATGCTGGAAATCAGCGGCGCCGGCGATGCGGCATCCGTGATGGCGCGCGCTCGACGCGGACGCTCCTACCTGCGCGGCCGCGCGCGGAGACTCACGCTGTCCGCACCAACGACCGTGCCGCATGTGTAG
- a CDS encoding RtcB family protein has translation MEQLTTSPSPHAPWKQWGTGLEEQAVRQMKNACSLPVSRRGALMADAHIGYGLPIGGVLAVENAVIPYAVGVDIACRMKLSVYDIKGERIAAESDRLAHILQRETLFGVGAAFRERRRHAVLDENWNVSPVTTACRDKAWGQLGTSGSGNHFVEFGVFCIGPADAVRFGIPAGEYLALLSHSGSRGTGAQVCRHYSRLAMQMHPALPAELKHLAWLPLDSPAGREYWDAMQLMGRYASANHDLIHRAVSRALGESPVIDVENHHNFAWKETHLIDGEQREVIVHRKGATPAQEGVLGVIPGSMASPAFLVRGRGNEESLHSAAHGAGRVMSRHQARRTFTWSDARKVLAEHGVRLLSAGIDEVPMVYKDINKVMAAQSDLVDVVARFDPRIVKMCPEGHRAED, from the coding sequence ATGGAACAACTGACGACATCGCCCTCCCCGCACGCTCCGTGGAAGCAGTGGGGCACCGGCCTCGAGGAACAAGCCGTGCGGCAGATGAAAAACGCCTGCAGTCTTCCGGTATCGCGGCGCGGCGCGCTGATGGCCGACGCGCACATCGGCTACGGGCTTCCCATCGGGGGCGTGCTGGCCGTGGAGAACGCGGTGATCCCCTATGCGGTCGGGGTGGACATCGCCTGTCGCATGAAACTTTCCGTCTATGACATCAAAGGCGAGCGGATCGCGGCGGAATCGGACCGTCTCGCGCACATCCTGCAGCGCGAAACGCTGTTCGGTGTCGGGGCGGCGTTCCGCGAACGCAGGCGACATGCCGTGCTGGACGAAAACTGGAATGTAAGCCCCGTGACAACCGCCTGCCGCGACAAGGCGTGGGGACAACTCGGCACGAGCGGCAGCGGGAACCATTTCGTCGAATTCGGCGTGTTTTGCATCGGGCCCGCGGACGCCGTGCGTTTCGGGATTCCCGCGGGCGAATATCTCGCGCTTCTCAGCCACAGCGGCAGCCGCGGCACCGGCGCGCAGGTTTGCCGGCACTACAGCCGGCTTGCCATGCAAATGCATCCCGCGTTGCCGGCCGAATTGAAGCATCTCGCGTGGCTCCCTCTCGATTCTCCCGCGGGCCGCGAATACTGGGATGCCATGCAACTCATGGGACGCTACGCGTCGGCCAACCACGACCTCATCCACCGGGCCGTGTCGCGGGCTCTGGGCGAATCGCCGGTCATCGATGTGGAAAACCACCACAACTTCGCGTGGAAAGAAACCCACCTGATCGACGGTGAGCAGCGCGAGGTCATCGTCCACCGCAAAGGCGCGACGCCGGCGCAGGAGGGTGTGCTCGGCGTGATACCCGGATCGATGGCATCGCCGGCTTTCCTTGTGCGGGGCAGAGGCAACGAGGAATCGCTGCATTCGGCGGCCCACGGCGCAGGACGCGTGATGAGCCGTCACCAGGCGAGAAGAACTTTCACATGGTCCGACGCCCGCAAGGTGCTCGCGGAGCACGGAGTCAGGCTCCTCAGCGCGGGAATCGACGAGGTGCCGATGGTCTACAAAGACATCAACAAAGTGATGGCCGCGCAATCCGACCTCGTGGATGTCGTGGCGCGGTTCGATCCGAGGATCGTCAAGATGTGTCCGGAGGGCCACCGTGCCGAGGATTGA
- a CDS encoding response regulator transcription factor → MKQTTILIIDDHQMMRDALSTIISQQKDLKVVGQASDGREGAEKAAKLKPDVVTLDIAMPNLNGLDAARHIRRRSASTRIILLSAYEDDLFIQHALEAGVDGFVSKKSAADVLAGAVRQVAAGMKAFSPAVKKRLEQYEKTEGGRKLMRRKTDTLTEREIEVLQLVAEGNANKQMADKLGISMKTVEKHRQSAMNKLHIHDTAGLTRYAISAGLVENPSQLTMHPVLTGGIAPSKSKTAKS, encoded by the coding sequence ATGAAACAGACGACCATACTCATCATCGACGACCACCAAATGATGCGCGACGCATTGTCGACCATCATCTCGCAGCAGAAAGACCTGAAAGTTGTCGGCCAGGCCTCCGACGGCCGCGAGGGCGCGGAGAAGGCGGCGAAGCTCAAACCCGATGTCGTCACGCTCGACATCGCGATGCCCAATCTCAACGGGCTGGATGCGGCACGGCACATCCGCAGGCGCTCGGCTTCGACCCGCATCATCCTGCTCAGCGCCTATGAGGACGACCTCTTCATCCAACACGCGCTGGAAGCGGGGGTTGACGGCTTTGTCTCGAAGAAGTCGGCAGCCGACGTGCTGGCGGGGGCTGTGCGCCAAGTGGCCGCAGGAATGAAGGCCTTCTCGCCCGCCGTGAAAAAGCGGCTCGAGCAATACGAGAAGACCGAGGGTGGACGCAAATTGATGCGGCGGAAGACCGACACGCTCACCGAGCGCGAGATCGAGGTGCTGCAACTGGTGGCCGAAGGCAATGCCAACAAGCAGATGGCCGACAAGCTCGGCATCAGCATGAAGACGGTGGAGAAACACCGGCAGAGCGCGATGAACAAGCTGCACATCCATGACACCGCCGGTCTTACGCGCTACGCGATCTCGGCCGGTCTGGTGGAAAATCCCTCCCAGCTCACCATGCACCCGGTGCTTACCGGGGGAATCGCACCGTCGAAATCGAAGACGGCGAAGAGCTAA